In Microbacterium enclense, the DNA window CGGCCACCATGCGGCGGCCAGCGGGTAGCCGACGAACGCGACGATGTCGATGATGGTGTGCGCCACGACGAGTGGCATGACGCGGCCCCACCGCCGGTAGCACCATCCGAAGACCAGACCCATCACGACGTTGCCGAGCGCCGACGGCCACCCCTGGTACAGGTGGTAGCTCCCGCGGAGCAGGGCAGTCGACACGATGATCCCCGTCCACGACCAGCCGAGACGGCGAAGGCGGTCGAAGAGGTAGCCGAGGAAGATCACCTCCTCGGTCAGCCCCGCCCGCAGCGCCGCGAGCACGAGAAGGGTGACGACCCACCACGACGAGTCGAGGGGAGCGGGGATCACCGCGATGCTCTGCCCCAGGGCGCGGCCCGCCGCGTACACACCGATCCCGGGGACGCCGATGAGGGCGACCAGGAGAAGGCCACGGAGCGTGTCGCCGCCGAAGCGCCGGAAGTCGAGCCCGATCCGGCGCAGAGCATTCTGTCCGGGCTCCCACAGGAGGTAGACCACGAGCGCCACGAGAGCGAGCGAGAAGAAGATGTCGAGGAACTGATAGATCGCGTCCCACAGCGGTTCCGCGCTCCGTGACGGATTCAGTTGCGTCTGCTGCTGCGAGATCGGCGCGCGAGTGGCGGCGCGGATGAACGACACGACGGAATAGATCGCCGACTGACCGACGGTGACCAGGAGGACGAGCGCGATCTCCCAGGGGAGCCTTCCACGTCGAAACCTGTCTTGTTCGATCCCGGGTTCGTGAAAGGCCGAGTCGCGGAGCATGTTGTCACATTGCCACATGCAACCGGTTCTGAATTAAAGGTATGTAACGGTTTCCCCAGGAGTTTTGACCAACGCAGAGCATTTACCTATCGTTTCCGTATCCACGGCTCCCCCTGCTGACATCTGTTGCGCGGGGACTCGCCAACCTTGCACTGGAGGCAAAGTGTCTGAAAAGACTCGGCGCACGCGCGCCCTGACGGCGGGAGCAGGTGTCGCCGTCGCGGCGCTCGCCCTCGCCGGCTGCACCACGACCGCGACACCCGAGGGGGGATCGTCGTCGTCCGGCGGCACCGTCACGATCGCGACCACGAACGCGTTCACCTCGTTCAACGGCGACACCCCCGAGGCCAACCTCGACACCAACGGCATGGTGGGGTACCTGACGGGCACGCAGAACGGTCTCGGTCTGGGCGGCTTCGAGCGCCTGGACAAGGACTTCAGCATCCTCTACAACGATGACTTCGGCACCGTCGAGACGGTGTCGCAGGACCCGCTGACGGTCAAGTACACGATCAACCCCGGTCTGACGTGGTCGGATGGCGAGCCCATCAATGCCGACGACATGCTGGTGAACTGGGCGATCTTCTCGGGCTACTACAACGACGCCAAGCTCGACCCGGCCACCGGCGAGGTCACGAACGGTGGGACCGAGTACTTCACCCTCGCGGGGAGCACCGCGGGCCTCGACAAGACATCGTTCCCCGAAATCAGCGACGACAACCTGTCGATGACCCTCACCTACTCGGAGCCCTACGTGGACTACGAGCTCGTCAACCCCATCGGCAAGCCGGCTCACGTGCTGGCCGAGAAGGCGGGCGTCTCCGAGGCCGATTTCATCAAGCTCCTCCAGGACACCCCCAAGGGCAACCCCGACGCTCCCGTCGCGCCGAACGCGACCCTGAAGGCGGCCGCGGACTTCTGGAACACGGGCTACGACGTCACGGCCATGCCGACCGACCAGAGCCTCCTCGTCGCGAGCGGTCCGTTCATCGTGACCGACTTCACTCCCGAGCAGAGCATCACGCTGGGCAAGAACCCCAACTACAAGGGCAGCATGTCGCCCTCGTACGACCAGCTGATCATCCGCTTCATCGGTGACGCGAACGCGCAGGTCACGGCCCTCCAGAACGGCGAGGTCCAGGCCATCCAGCCGCAGGCCTCCGCCGACACGCTGACGGCTCTCGAGAACGCCAACGCCACGGTCCACTCGGGCAGCCAGCTCGCCTACGACCACGTCGACCTGAGCTTCGGCGGCGTCTTCGCCGACGCGAACGTCCGTGAGGCGTTCCTCAAGACGATCCCGCGTCAGCAGATCCTCGACTCGATCATCAAGCCGGTCAACCCGGATGCCGAGGTCCTGAACTCGCAGATCTTCCTGCCCACCGACGGCGACCAGTACACCACCGCCGTCGCCGCGAGCGGGTACGACGCCTTCACCGAGCCTGACATCGAGGGTGCCAAGACTCTGCTGGCGGGTGCGACCCCGACGGTCCGCATCCTGTACAACACGAACAACCCCAACCGTGTCGACAGCTTCCGTGCCATCCAGCAGTCGGCGCAGCAGGCCGGATTCAACATCGTCGACGCCGGTTCGCCCGACTGGAGCTCGCTCCTCGGCAGCGGCAGCTACGATGTCTCGATCTTCGGATGGGTGTCGCCGGGTGCCGGTAACGCAGCCCTCCCGCAGATCTTCAAGAGCGGCGGCGGCGGCAACTACAACAACTACAGCAATGCCACCGTCGACACCCTCGTCGACGAGAGCCAGGTGACGCTCGACCCGACCAAGCTCGCCGACATCAAGGTGCAGATCGACGCGGCGACGGCCAAGGACTTCTACGGTCTGCCGCTGTTCCAGTCGCCGGGTCTCTTCGCCGACAACGGCTCGGTCCAGGGCGTCGACTACTTCGGTGGCCAGACCGGCATCGTGTGGAACGCGCAGGAGTGGACGCTGGCGGGTTGATGACCCGCTGATCCCTCGCGAGGCGCCGGAGTCCATCGGCTCCGGCGCCTCGCTCTGCGCGCGGTGCGCCTCACCCGGGAGCACTCGCGACTATCCTTTCCTGGGCACCTACAGGTGCTCTCCACCCGATCGAAAGAAGTCCTCCCGCGATGGTCGGATTCATCCTCAGGCGCATCGCCGTCTCGATCCTGGTTCTGCTCGCAGCGTCGTTCATCATGTACGTGTTGGCCGCCAACTCCGGTGACCCGCTGCAGGACCTGCGCGACAGCACAGCCGCGAACAAAGACCAGCTGATCGCCGCGCGCGTCGCCGCGCTCGACTTGAACATCCCCGCTCCGCTGCGCTACTTCCTCTGGCTCGGCGGTGCCGCCGGGTGCCTCATCCCGTTCGCCGGGACCTGCGACCTGGGCCTCACCATCAGTAATGCCCCGGTCCTCGACATCCTTCCCACCGCGGTCGGGTCCACCCTCCAGCTCGTGACGGCGTCGTTCGTGCTGGCGATCGTGCTGGGCATCGTGGTCGGCGTCGTGTCGGCGCTGCGCCAGTACAGCGGATTCGACTTCGGCATCACGCTGCTGAGTTTCTTCCTCTTCTCCCTGCCATCCTTCCTCGTCGCCGTGCTCCTCAAGGAGTTCATGGCCCTCGGCTTCAACAGCTTCCTCGAATCGGCCACCTCGATCCCCATCTGGGTCATCGTCATGCTCGCCGTCGTATCCGCCGTGGTCTGGCAGGCGATGATCGGGGGAGGGTCGCGTCGTCGCCTGATCGTCGCGGGGACCGCGGCTGCTGCCACTGCCGCCCTGCTGGTGTACTTCAACGTCACCGACTGGTTCCGCAACCCGGGCTTCGGGCCGGTCGGCCTTCTGCTGCTCATCGCCGGCGTCGTGGTCATCACCACCGCCCTCGTCTCGGGGCTGGCCAACCGCCGGGCCCTCATCGTCGCGGGCATCAACGGCGCCGTCGCGTACATCGCGTACTACGCCCTCCAGGGGCTGTTCGACATCTCGACCATCTGGACGATCATCATCCTCGCGGCTATCGCGGTCGTCATCGGCCTGGTGACCGGCTTCCTCCTCGGTGCCCCCGACCGTGGCATGACCGCGCGGATCGGGGGGATCGTGGCGTTCTTCTCGTTCGGCCTCGTCATCCTCGACCGCTACATGCAGTCGTGGCCGTCGTACGTGAACAACCCGCGCATCAACGGCCGTCCGATCGCGACTGTCGGTGCCGCGACCCCCGGCTTCTCAGGCGACATGTGGATCAGCGGTATCGACACGTTCACGCACCTGCTGCTGCCCACGATCTCGCTGCTGCTCATCTCGTTCGCGGGCTACACGCGCTACGCACGCGCCGGGATGCTCGAGGTGATGAACCAGGACTACATCCGCACGGCGCGCGCGAAGGGTCTGCCCGAGCGCACGGTGATCATGCGGCACGGCCTGCGTAACATGCTCATCCCGATCGTCACCCTCATCGCGACCGACGTCGGCGCCCTGCTGGGTGGTGCCGTCATCACCGAGAAGGTGTTCGCCATTCCCGGCATGGGGCAGCTCTTCGTGACCTCGATCCAGCGCGTGGACGTGAACCCCGTGATGGGCTACTTCCTCGTCATCGCGATCACCGCCATCGTCTTCAACTTCTTGGCGGATCTCGCCTACGCCGCGCTCGATCCCCGCGTGCGAGTGGTCGCATGATCGCCGCCGTCCGATTCCCGGAGGTCTCCCGATGACCCAGATGCTCCCCGAGCCCTCGAACGTCGACGCTCCGGCTCCCGCCGACGAGCGCGACACCGTCGGTGTCAGCCAGGGACGCCTCGTCCTGCGGCGCTTTCTCGCCAACAAGGTCGCCGTCGTCTCCGGCATCCTGTTCCTCCTCGTCGCGCTCTTCTCGATCTCGGCGATCGGTCTCGGGCCGATCCCGGGGTGGTGGAAGTACGACTACACGTCGCTGAACCCGCAGAACGACGGCGGCGCACCGACGCTCTCGGTGTTCCCCTTCGTCTGGGGCGATCACCCCTTCGGTCAGGACCGCATCGGCATCGACTACTTCGCGATGACGATGCGCGGGGTGCAGAACTCGATCCTCGTGATGATCGTCATCAGCTTCGTGGGCACGGCCGTCGGCACCGTCATCGGCGCCCTCGCCGGGTACTACCGTGGCTGGGTCGACTCGGTCCTCATGCGCATCACCGATGTCTTCATCGTCATCCCGATCATCGTGATCGGCGCGGTCGTCGGCCGCGCGACCGGTGGTCTCGGTGTGGTTCCGCTGGCCTTCTTCCTCGCGATGGTGTCGTGGACCACGATCGCGCGCCTCGTGCGCGCCGAGTTCCTGTCGCTCCGCGAGCGCGAGTTCGTCGAAGCGGCCCGCGTCGCCGGGGCGAGCGATGCGCGCATCATCTTCAAGCACATCCTGCCCAACGCCATCGGCGTGGTGATCGTGGCGGCGACCCTGCTGGCCGCCGCGGCGATCCTTCTCGAGACCGCGCTGAGCTACCTCCAGCTGGGTGTGCGGCCGCCGGACGTCTCGCTGGGCCTGATCATCTCCGACAACCAGTCGGCGTTCCAGACGCGACCGTGGCTGTTCTGGTGGCCCGCCGTGTTCATCGTGCTGCTGGCCGTGCTCGTCAACTTCGTGGGTGACGGTCTGCGCGACGCGTTCGACCCGCGCCAGAAGCGTTTCTCGCTGCGCCGCACCAAAGAGCAGCCCGGAACGGCGACCTCGGCCCCCGCGAGCACCCAGGCCCGGGTGCACCCGGAGACCCCGTCGTCATGACGGCCGTCTCTGGGCGTCGCTCACGCCAGGGCGACCGCCGCGACGAGAGCCGCGGCGCCGGCGACCAGCATCAGCAGGTTGTCGACGCGCACGGCCGTCTCCACGTGCACACTCTCGGCGACACCCGCTTCGATGCGCCCCGCGTCGCGCAGGGCGTGCCAGCGAGTGCGCACCATGGCGGCCGCACGGCCGGAGTCGGTGCTCGGCAGCTCGCCCGGACGGATCTGCGGCGTCGCGGCGTCTTCGCTGCGGCGATGGGCGCGCGCAGCGCGGAGCGAACCGGCCGCGCCCGGCGCCGGTGCAGCGGTGACGGCGATGCGTCGTCCTGGAGTGTGGAGTTGCAGCGCGTAACGGGTGTCGACGTGGATGAGCGCGGCCCACGGCACGCGGTACCGCATCGCGATGTTGTCGACCCGCACACCGTCGTCGTCGACGGACACCGACGGCGACCACAGGATGCCGGCGACCAGGGCCGCCGCCCCCAGGGCCCCGATGATGACCAGAGCTGGGGCCTCGGTCACAGCCGGCGTCACGATCAGGCCGATCGCCACCACGGCGATGATCGCCCACACAACAGCGCACAGGGCACGGGTGAACGTCGAACGGAACGTCTGGCGTGGCATCCCGCAATTCTTTCATTCCCCGATCACTCACTCCCGCTGAGCGGGACGGAGAGGACATTCTCATGAGCACGACCGAGAAGGCCGGCGTCCCGGCCCTGGAGATGACCGACGTCAGCGTCGACTTCGCGGTCGACGATGTGTGGGTCCCCGCCGCCAAGCACCTGAACTATTCGATCGCCCGCGGACAGGTCGTCGCCGTGGTCGGCGAGTCGGGGTCGGGGAAGAGCGTGAGCTCGATGGCCGTGCTCGACCTGCTGCCGCGCAACAGCCGTGTCACCGGCAGCATCAAGGTGAACGGGCGCGAGGTCACGGGCATGTCGGCGTCGCAGATGCGTCAGCTGCGTGGCCCCGAGGTCGCCGCGATCTTTCAGGAGCCGATGACGGCGCTGAACCCCGTGCTCACGGTGGGCTCGCAGATCATCGAGGCGCTGCGCGCGCACACGCCGATCGCGCCGGCCCAAGCGAAAGCGCGCGCGCTCGAACTTCTCGAGATGGTCGGCCTTCCCGATCCGGCGAAGGCGTTCGCCTCGTACCCGCACCAGCTCTCGGGCGGGCAGCGCCAGCGCGCGATGATCGCACAGTCGATCAGCCTCGAGCCCGCTCTGCTCATCGCCGACGAGCCGACCACGGCTCTCGACGTGACGGTGCAGGCCGAGATCCTCGACCTCATCCGCGACCTGCGGGACCGCCTCGACTCGGCCGTGCTCCTCATCACGCACGACATGGGCGTGGTGGCCGACCTCGCCGACTGGATCGTCGTGATGAAGTCGGGCGACATCGTCGAGCAGGGTCCCGCCGTGCAGGTTCTCGGATCGCCACAGGACGACTACACGAAAGAGCTGTTGGCGTCCGTACCTCGCCTGGGCGAGACGCTCGAGGGCGAGGCCACCGTCGACGTCGTCGAGGCTCTGGCGACGGCCGTCGCCGAGGGGCCCGCTCGAACCGAGACGCTCGCTCTCGCCGCAGCCGCACCCGAGATCGCGCACCCCGTGCTGCAGCTCGACAACGTCTCGATCGAGTACGGGAAGAAGGGCCGCGTCGCCGCGTTCCGCGCGGTCGACGACGTCACTCTCGGGATCGCCGAGGGCGAGATCGTGGGCCTGGTGGGGGAGTCCGGTTCGGGCAAGTCCACCATCGGCCGCGCCGCCATCGGCCTTCAGCCCATCGCCGACGGCCGCCTGGTCGTCGACGGCGTGGACATCTCGAGCGGCTCGCGCAAGCTCATCAAGTCGCTCCGCCGCCGTGTCGGCATCGTGTTCCAGGACCCCTCATCGTCCCTGAACCCCCGCCTGCCCATCGGCGAGTCGATCGGTGAGCCTCTGTTCCTCGCCGGTGAGGCCAAGGGCGCCGAGCTCGACGCCCGCGTCGAGAAGTTGCTGGACGAGGTGCGCCTGCCCCGCAGCTATCGCAACCGGTATCCGCACGAGCTCTCCGGTGGTCAGAAGCAGCGCGTCGGCATCGCCCGTGCCCTGTCGCTCCAGCCTCGACTGCTCGTGGCCGACGAGCCCACGAGCGCGCTCGACGTCTCGGTGCAGGCGCGTGTGCTCGAACTCCTCAGCGAGCTCCAGAAGGAGCACCGCTTCGCCTGCCTGTTCATCAGTCACGACCTTGCCGTCGTCGATGCCATGGCCGACCGCATTGTCGTCCTCAACCGGGGCAAGATCGCGGAGCAGGGTACGCGCGACGAGATCCTGCGCGCGCCGAAGGAGCCGTACACGCAGCGACTGATCGCGGCGATCCCGGTTCCCGACGTCGAGGTGCAGGCCGCCCGTCGCGAGCTGCGCCACGAACTGTTGAAGGACACTCCCGCCTCCTGAGCGGGCACGAGAGCGGGCGGTTTCCTTCGGGACACCGCCCTTTCTGCTCCCTGCCAGCCTCGGTTGCGGTGGACCGGTAGGATGGGAAGGCCCGATTCCGGGCGACACCCCGAAATCTTCCTGGAGACCCTCCATGGCGCATGCCCTTCGTCCTGACCTCCGTAACGTCGCGATCGTCGCGCACGTCGACCACGGCAAGACGACGCTCGTCGACGCCATGCTCCGCCAGACCGGTTCGTTCGGCGAGCACGCGCACGTCGAAGAGCGTGCCATGGACTCGAACGACCTCGAGCGCGAAAAGGGCATCACGATCCTCGCCAAGAACACGGCGATCACCTACAACGGCATCCACACCGAGGTGCCCGTGACGATCAACGTCATCGACACCCCGGGTCACGCCGACTTCGGTGGCGAGGTCGAGCGCGGTCTGTCGATGGTCGACGGTGTCGTGCTGCTCGTCGATGCGTCCGAGGGCCCTCTGCCCCAGACGCGCTTCGTGCTGCGCAAGGCCCTCGAGGCCAAGCTTCCCGTCATCCTGCTGGTCAACAAGACCGACCGTCCCGACGCGCGCATCGCCGAGGTCGAGGAAGAGGCGCACGACCTCCTCCTGGGCCTGGCGTCCGACCTCGTCGACGATGTTCCCGACCTCGATGTCGACGCGCTGCTCGATGTGCCGGTTGTCTACGCCTCCGGCCGGGCGGGAGCGGCATCCCTGAACCGTCCCGACAACGGTGCTCTGCCCGACAACGACGACCTCGAGCCGCTCTTCGCGGCGATCCTCGAGCACGTTCCGGCTCCCGCGTACGACGACGAGGCGCCGCTCCAGGCGTGGGTCACCAACCTCGACTCCAGCCCCTTCCTCGGCCGTCTCGCACTGCTGCGCGTGTTCAACGGCACGCTGAAGAAGGGCCAGACCGTGGCCTGGGTCCGCGCCGACGGCACGACCAGCAACGCCCGCATCACCGAGCTGCTCAAGACCCGTGCGCTCGAGCGCTACCCGGCGGAAGACGCGGGACCCGGCGACATCGTCGCCATCGCGGGATTCCCCGACATCACGATCGGCGAGACCATCGCCGACCCCGAAGACGTGCGTCCGCTGAAGGCGATCACCGTCGACGACCCCGCCATCTCGATGACGATCGGCACCAACACGTCGCCGCTCATGGGCAAGGTCAAGGGGCACAAGCTCACCGCCCGCATGGTCAAGGACCGCCTCGACCGCGAGCTCATCGGTAACGTCTCGCTGAAGGTCGTCGACATCGGACGCCCGGATGCCTGGGAGGTCCAGGGCCGCGGCGAGCTCGCCCTGGCGATCCTCGTCGAGAACATGCGCCGCGAGGGCTTCGAGCTCACCGTCGGCAAGCCCCAGGTGGTCACCAAGCGCGGCGAAGACGGCAAGCTCAAGGAGCCCTTCGAGCACCTCACGATCGACGCCCCCGAAGAGCACCTCGGCGCGATCACGCAGCTCATGGCCGCCCGCAAGGGCCGCATGGACAACATGACCAACCACGGCACCGGCTGGGTGCGCATGGAGTTCGTCGTCCCCTCTCGCGGTCTCATCGGCTTCCGCAGCGAGTTCCTGACCATTACGCGCGGCACCGGTATCGCCAACGCGATCTCGCACGGCTACGACGACTGGGCCGGCTCCATCACGACCCGTCAGAACGGCTCGATCGTCGCCGACCGCATGGGTGTCGTCACCCCGTTCGCCATGATCGCCCTGCAGGAGCGCATGAGCTTCTTCGTGCAGCCGACCGAAGAGGTCTACGAGGGCATGGTCATCGGCGAGAACTCGCGCGCCGATGACATGGACGTCAACATCACCAAGGAGAAGAAGCTCACGAACATGCGTTCGTCGACCTCCGACTCCTTCGAGTCGATGACGCCCCCGCGCGTGCTCACGCTGGAGGAGTCGCTCGAGTTCGCCCGCGACGACGAATGCGTCGAGGTCACGCCCGAGAAGGTGCGCATCCGCAAGGTCGTGCTCGACGCGACCGAGCGCGGTCGCGCCGCTTCGCGCCTCAAGCGTCAGGATGCCAACGCCTGATGCTCGACCTGACCGAGGCCACGTCGCACGACGTACGGGCGTACGTGGCCTCGGGCGGGCGTCTGGCGGTGGTCGCGGTCGGTGCCCTCGAGGCGCACGGACCTCACCTCCCGCTGAGCACCGACACGATCGTGGCGGAACGCATCGCGCGGGAGATCGCACAGCGGTGCGACGGCGCGCTGCTGCCCTCGATCGCTTACGGCGAGACATGGGCGACGTCCGGATACCCGGGCACGATCTCGCTGTCGCCCGACACGGTACGTTCCCTCGCGATCGATCTTGCGCGTGGAGCAGCGGCGTCCGGTCTGGACCGATTCGTCGTCGTCAACGGCGACTTCGGTAACCGGCTGCCTCTCGCAGCCGCCGCGCGCGAGCTGGCGGCCGAGGGGGCGCGGATGCTCGTGCTCGACCACCCGGGACTCGCCGAGGCAGCGGATGCCGTGCGGGAGAGTCTGCCCGCCGCGCCCGGGATGAACCACGCGGAAGAGATCGAGACGTCGATGGTGCTCGCCGCCCAGCCTGCTCTCGTGCGCACCGATCTCGCCGCGGCGGACTACCCCGAGTTCCCCGCTGATTTCGGAACCCGTCCCGTGCGTCTGCATGAGATCGGGACGACGGGCGTGTTCGGTGATCCCCGATCCGCCGACGCGGCAAAGGGCGAGACGCTTTTCGCTGCGATCCTCGCGGCCGCCGTCCCCCAGGTGCAGCGCTTCGTCGCTGCATCCTGATCGGACCGGCCGGCGTCAGGGCGCGTAGTCCTGCACGCGGGTGCCGTGCGACCTGTCGGTGAGCGAGGGCAGGCGCTCGGCGAGTTCGGTGACGGCCTCATCGAGATCGATCGTGAGCAACGTGCGGTCGCGGACGAGGACGCGCCCGTCGACGATGACCGTGCGGACGTCGCCCTGGTGCGCGCTGAGCGCGAGGGTGTGCGCGAGGTCGTGCACCGGCTGGAGGTGGGGGCTACTCAGATCGAGCAGGACGATGTCGGCACGAAGCCCGGGGCGCAGAGCGCCCACGCGTCCGGCCAGGCCGAGGACCTCTGCGTTCTGCCGGGTCGCAAGGTCCAGCAGGTGGGCCGATGTGGCCCACGTGGCGTCCTTCGAGGTGTACTTCTCGATCATGCCGAGCAGTCGCATGTTCTCGAGGACGTCGAGGGTGATGCTCCCGGCGGCCCCGTCGGTGCCGATGCCGACGCTGATTCCGGCGTCGTGGAGCAGGCGCAGGGGAGTCGTGCCCTCCTGAGCGTGCAGCAGATACGTCTTGGTGCACGAGGCGACACCGACCCGGTCGGCGTAGCGAGCCAGCAGGTCCACGTCGTCGGCGACGATGCCGGCCCCATGCGCGATGAGCGCCCCGACTTCCAGCACGCCCGTGTCCTGGAGGACCCCGATCGGCGTTCGGTCTCGGCGGTCGAGGCTCGACGCCGTCTGCGACAGGTTCTCTGCGGCATGGATGTGGATGCGCACGCCGAGGCGCTCGGCATCCCGTGCCGTTCGACGCAAGTCGTCGTCGCTGACCGTGTACGGAGCATGCGGGCCGAGGGCTGTCGTGATGCGGCCACCGGCAGCGCCGTCCGCATCGCGCGCGAAGGCGACGCTGCGTTCGCGCCCGGCCTCCCCTTCGGAGGAGAAGAAGGTGGATGCCAGGAGGGCGCGGATACCGGATGCCTCGACCTCGTCGGCGATGGCGTCCATTCCGAAGTAGTGGTCGGCGAAGGACGTGACCCCCGACAGGAGGAGTTCGCCGATCGCGATGCGCGCACCGAGGCGGATGTCACGCTCGGTGAGATTGATCTCCATGGGCCACACGTGGTCGTTGAACCACTCGGCAGTGGGGACGTCGGAGGCGGCGCCGCGGAACATCACCATCGGGGTGTGGGTATGGCTGTTCAGGAGACCGGGCATGGCGACCTGGCCACGGGCGTCGATCACGTCGGCCTCGGCGAGCACGGCGGGGGTGACCTCGTCGGCAGGGACGATCCACGCGATCTCTCCGTCGACGACGCCGATGCTGTGCTCCGCGAGGTCGACGAGGCCGCCTCGGGCGGCGATCTCCTCGCGAGGCAGATCGGGGTAGGCGGCGAGCGGCCGGTGGGTCTCGGCGGCCACCCGGGCACGATGGACGACTAGGTCGACGGGGCGGATCATGACTTCTCCTCCGGATGGGGGCGGGTGCTGGCCCCGACGACGAGCTCGGCGGGCAGGCGGACGCGAC includes these proteins:
- a CDS encoding CPBP family intramembrane metalloprotease — encoded protein: MLRDSAFHEPGIEQDRFRRGRLPWEIALVLLVTVGQSAIYSVVSFIRAATRAPISQQQTQLNPSRSAEPLWDAIYQFLDIFFSLALVALVVYLLWEPGQNALRRIGLDFRRFGGDTLRGLLLVALIGVPGIGVYAAGRALGQSIAVIPAPLDSSWWVVTLLVLAALRAGLTEEVIFLGYLFDRLRRLGWSWTGIIVSTALLRGSYHLYQGWPSALGNVVMGLVFGWCYRRWGRVMPLVVAHTIIDIVAFVGYPLAAAWWPGIFTPTAPSPTPTATP
- a CDS encoding ABC transporter family substrate-binding protein — its product is MSEKTRRTRALTAGAGVAVAALALAGCTTTATPEGGSSSSGGTVTIATTNAFTSFNGDTPEANLDTNGMVGYLTGTQNGLGLGGFERLDKDFSILYNDDFGTVETVSQDPLTVKYTINPGLTWSDGEPINADDMLVNWAIFSGYYNDAKLDPATGEVTNGGTEYFTLAGSTAGLDKTSFPEISDDNLSMTLTYSEPYVDYELVNPIGKPAHVLAEKAGVSEADFIKLLQDTPKGNPDAPVAPNATLKAAADFWNTGYDVTAMPTDQSLLVASGPFIVTDFTPEQSITLGKNPNYKGSMSPSYDQLIIRFIGDANAQVTALQNGEVQAIQPQASADTLTALENANATVHSGSQLAYDHVDLSFGGVFADANVREAFLKTIPRQQILDSIIKPVNPDAEVLNSQIFLPTDGDQYTTAVAASGYDAFTEPDIEGAKTLLAGATPTVRILYNTNNPNRVDSFRAIQQSAQQAGFNIVDAGSPDWSSLLGSGSYDVSIFGWVSPGAGNAALPQIFKSGGGGNYNNYSNATVDTLVDESQVTLDPTKLADIKVQIDAATAKDFYGLPLFQSPGLFADNGSVQGVDYFGGQTGIVWNAQEWTLAG
- a CDS encoding ABC transporter permease, with the translated sequence MVGFILRRIAVSILVLLAASFIMYVLAANSGDPLQDLRDSTAANKDQLIAARVAALDLNIPAPLRYFLWLGGAAGCLIPFAGTCDLGLTISNAPVLDILPTAVGSTLQLVTASFVLAIVLGIVVGVVSALRQYSGFDFGITLLSFFLFSLPSFLVAVLLKEFMALGFNSFLESATSIPIWVIVMLAVVSAVVWQAMIGGGSRRRLIVAGTAAAATAALLVYFNVTDWFRNPGFGPVGLLLLIAGVVVITTALVSGLANRRALIVAGINGAVAYIAYYALQGLFDISTIWTIIILAAIAVVIGLVTGFLLGAPDRGMTARIGGIVAFFSFGLVILDRYMQSWPSYVNNPRINGRPIATVGAATPGFSGDMWISGIDTFTHLLLPTISLLLISFAGYTRYARAGMLEVMNQDYIRTARAKGLPERTVIMRHGLRNMLIPIVTLIATDVGALLGGAVITEKVFAIPGMGQLFVTSIQRVDVNPVMGYFLVIAITAIVFNFLADLAYAALDPRVRVVA
- a CDS encoding ABC transporter permease is translated as MTQMLPEPSNVDAPAPADERDTVGVSQGRLVLRRFLANKVAVVSGILFLLVALFSISAIGLGPIPGWWKYDYTSLNPQNDGGAPTLSVFPFVWGDHPFGQDRIGIDYFAMTMRGVQNSILVMIVISFVGTAVGTVIGALAGYYRGWVDSVLMRITDVFIVIPIIVIGAVVGRATGGLGVVPLAFFLAMVSWTTIARLVRAEFLSLREREFVEAARVAGASDARIIFKHILPNAIGVVIVAATLLAAAAILLETALSYLQLGVRPPDVSLGLIISDNQSAFQTRPWLFWWPAVFIVLLAVLVNFVGDGLRDAFDPRQKRFSLRRTKEQPGTATSAPASTQARVHPETPSS
- a CDS encoding PH domain-containing protein — protein: MPRQTFRSTFTRALCAVVWAIIAVVAIGLIVTPAVTEAPALVIIGALGAAALVAGILWSPSVSVDDDGVRVDNIAMRYRVPWAALIHVDTRYALQLHTPGRRIAVTAAPAPGAAGSLRAARAHRRSEDAATPQIRPGELPSTDSGRAAAMVRTRWHALRDAGRIEAGVAESVHVETAVRVDNLLMLVAGAAALVAAVALA
- a CDS encoding ABC transporter ATP-binding protein, giving the protein MSTTEKAGVPALEMTDVSVDFAVDDVWVPAAKHLNYSIARGQVVAVVGESGSGKSVSSMAVLDLLPRNSRVTGSIKVNGREVTGMSASQMRQLRGPEVAAIFQEPMTALNPVLTVGSQIIEALRAHTPIAPAQAKARALELLEMVGLPDPAKAFASYPHQLSGGQRQRAMIAQSISLEPALLIADEPTTALDVTVQAEILDLIRDLRDRLDSAVLLITHDMGVVADLADWIVVMKSGDIVEQGPAVQVLGSPQDDYTKELLASVPRLGETLEGEATVDVVEALATAVAEGPARTETLALAAAAPEIAHPVLQLDNVSIEYGKKGRVAAFRAVDDVTLGIAEGEIVGLVGESGSGKSTIGRAAIGLQPIADGRLVVDGVDISSGSRKLIKSLRRRVGIVFQDPSSSLNPRLPIGESIGEPLFLAGEAKGAELDARVEKLLDEVRLPRSYRNRYPHELSGGQKQRVGIARALSLQPRLLVADEPTSALDVSVQARVLELLSELQKEHRFACLFISHDLAVVDAMADRIVVLNRGKIAEQGTRDEILRAPKEPYTQRLIAAIPVPDVEVQAARRELRHELLKDTPAS
- the typA gene encoding translational GTPase TypA, giving the protein MAHALRPDLRNVAIVAHVDHGKTTLVDAMLRQTGSFGEHAHVEERAMDSNDLEREKGITILAKNTAITYNGIHTEVPVTINVIDTPGHADFGGEVERGLSMVDGVVLLVDASEGPLPQTRFVLRKALEAKLPVILLVNKTDRPDARIAEVEEEAHDLLLGLASDLVDDVPDLDVDALLDVPVVYASGRAGAASLNRPDNGALPDNDDLEPLFAAILEHVPAPAYDDEAPLQAWVTNLDSSPFLGRLALLRVFNGTLKKGQTVAWVRADGTTSNARITELLKTRALERYPAEDAGPGDIVAIAGFPDITIGETIADPEDVRPLKAITVDDPAISMTIGTNTSPLMGKVKGHKLTARMVKDRLDRELIGNVSLKVVDIGRPDAWEVQGRGELALAILVENMRREGFELTVGKPQVVTKRGEDGKLKEPFEHLTIDAPEEHLGAITQLMAARKGRMDNMTNHGTGWVRMEFVVPSRGLIGFRSEFLTITRGTGIANAISHGYDDWAGSITTRQNGSIVADRMGVVTPFAMIALQERMSFFVQPTEEVYEGMVIGENSRADDMDVNITKEKKLTNMRSSTSDSFESMTPPRVLTLEESLEFARDDECVEVTPEKVRIRKVVLDATERGRAASRLKRQDANA